The proteins below are encoded in one region of Oryzias melastigma strain HK-1 linkage group LG7, ASM292280v2, whole genome shotgun sequence:
- the LOC112159120 gene encoding 14-3-3 protein beta/alpha-1 produces MDKNDLVQKAKLAEQAERYDDMAAAMKSVTEQGAELSNEERNLLSVAYKNVVGARRSSWRVISSIEQKTEGNDKKQQMAREYREKIETELQDICHDVLGLLDNFLIANASSAESKVFYLKMKGDYYRYLSEVASGDTKKDTVDNSQQAYQQAFDISKGEMQPTHPIRLGLALNFSVFYYEILNNPDKACSLAKTAFDEAIAELDTLNEDSYKDSTLIMQLLRDNLTLWTSENQADEGEAGDGEN; encoded by the exons ATGGATAAGAACGACCTGGTACAGAAGGCCAAGCTGGCTGAGCAGGCTGAGCGCTATGATGACATGGCTGCAGCTATGAAGTCGGTGACAGAGCAAGGAGCTGAGCTGTCAAATGAGGAGCGCAACCTTCTTTCTGTTGCCTACAAGAATGTGGTTGGAGCACGCCGCTCATCTTGGCGTGTGATTTCCAGCATTGAGCAGAAGACTGAGGGTAATgacaaaaaacagcagatgGCACGTGAATATCGGGAGAAGATAGAAACTGAGCTGCAGGACATCTGCCACGATGTGCTT GGGCTACTGGACAACTTTCTCATTGCCAACGCATCTTCTGCTGAAAGCAAGGTGTTCTATCTGAAAATGAAAGGTGACTACTATAGATACCTTTCTGAGGTTGCCTCTGGGGACACCAAGAAGG ATACCGTGGATAACTCCCAGCAGGCATACCAGCAAGCCTTTGACATTAGCAAAGGAGAGATGCAGCCAACACACCCAATCAGGCTTGGCTTGGCCCTTAACTTCTCAGTGTTCTATTATGAAATCCTCAACAACCCGGACAAGGCCTGCAGCCTGGCTAAGACg GCGTTCGATGAAGCCATCGCTGAACTTGACACTTTGAACGAGGACTCTTACAAAGACAGCACCCTGATCATGCAACTACTAAGGGACAACCTGACT CTGTGGACATCAGAAAACCAGGCAGATGAGGGAGAGGCCGGAGACGGGGAAAACTAA